A genomic region of Arachis stenosperma cultivar V10309 chromosome 9, arast.V10309.gnm1.PFL2, whole genome shotgun sequence contains the following coding sequences:
- the LOC130949098 gene encoding uncharacterized protein LOC130949098 yields MGFSHIWRGWIKECVCSASMSVLINGSPTKPFKMERGLRQGDPLSLFLFVLVVDVLHRMIREALRNGRIYPLLVGRDNIELSHLQFTDDTILFCLTVEETIRNYKRLLRCFELMSGLSINFEKSSFIPVNSDQHWARKMCQLLRCKEESLPVRYLGISLGANSRLVKTWKPVIDKVEDKLSL; encoded by the coding sequence ATGGGTTTCAGCCATATATGGAGAGGGTGGATTAAGGAGTGTGTCTGCTCTGCGTCTATGTCGGTTTTGATAAATGGGTCCCCCACTAAGCCTTTCAAGATGGAAAGGGGACTACGACAAGGAGACCCTTTATCGCTGTTTCTGTTTGTGCTAGTTGTTGATGTGCTACATAGGATGATTAGGGAGGCATTGAGGAATGGCCGCATCTATCCACTTTTGGTTGGAAGGGATAACATTGAGTTGTCGCACTTACAGTTTACAGATGATACCATTCTCTTCTGTCTTACTGTGGAAGAGACTATCAGGAACTACAAGCGATTGTTACGTTGCTTTGAGTTGATGTCGGGGTTGAGTATCAATTTTGAGAAGTCTAGCTTCATTCCGGTTAACAGTGATCAGCATTGGGCGCGTAAGATGTGTCAGTTGCTGCGATGCAAGGAGGAGTCTCTACCAGTCCGATATCTTGGCATTTCTCTTGGAGCAAACTCGAGGCTTGTGAAGACTTGGAAACCGGTGATTGATAAGGTGGAAGACAAGTTAAGTCTGTGA